A section of the Paralichthys olivaceus isolate ysfri-2021 chromosome 14, ASM2471397v2, whole genome shotgun sequence genome encodes:
- the kmo gene encoding kynurenine 3-monooxygenase, translated as MEKSAEGPTKRKVVAVVGGGLVGALNACFFAKRGFDVKVFETREDIRQAKIVKGRSINLALSHRGRQALKHVGMEEKIVSQGIPMHARMIHSPSGKQSPIPYGKKGQYILSVDRANLNKQLLTEAEKYPNTKLNFDHKLQDWSAETGLMTFVRSDGSKDQINVDLIVGCDGAFSAIRKQFLRRSRCNYSQTYIPHGYMELTMPPINGEFAMEPNYLHIWPRNTFMMIALPNLDKTFTCTLFMPFDDFEKITTGDEVIEFFQKYFSDTIPLIGVDALKRDYFRLPAQAMVSVKCSPYHIGDKCVLMGDAAHAVVPFYGQGMNAGFEDCIVFDEVMDQFNEDFSAVLPEYTRVRVPDDHAIADLAMYNYIEMRAHVNSTWFLFRKHVDNFLHFLMPKTIIPLYTMVTFTRTRYHKAVERWHWQDKVINRGLLFSATGVVLGGSYLLIKNPPDINKLIIPAEKLWNRVVALRT; from the exons ATGGAGAAATCAGCCGAGGGACCAACCAAGAGGAAAGTTGTAGCAGTGGTGGGAGGTGGTTTG GTCGGGGCACTGAACGCCTGCTTCTTTGCCAAACGAGGCTTTGATGTGAAAGTCTTTGAAACTAGGGAAG ATATCCGCCAAGCCAAAATTGTGAAGGGGAGAAGCATCAACCTGGCTTTGTCTCACAGGGGCCGACAAGCACTGAAGCATGTTGGGATGGAGGAGAAG atAGTGTCACAAGGAATTCCCATGCATGCAAGAATGATCCACTCACCGAGTGGGAAACAGTCTCCGATCCCGTATGGCAAGAAAGGCCAG TACATCCTGTCAGTAGACCGAGCCAACTTGAACAAACAGCTGCTAACAG AGGCCGAGAAGTATCCAAACACAAAGCTGAACTTCGATCACAAACTGCAGGACTGGAGCGCTGAAACAGGGCTAATGACCTTTGTCAG ATCAGATGGATCCAAGGATCAGATCAATGTAGACCTGATCGTGGGCTGCGATGGAGCTTTCTCTGCCATTCGCAAGCAGTTCCTGCGTCGCAGCCGCTGCAACTACAGCCAGACATACATCCCCCATGGCTACATGGAGCTCACAATGCCTCCCATCAATGGAGAG TTTGCCATGGAACCCAATTATCTGCACATCTGGCCACGCAACACATTCATGATGATAGCTCTGCCAAACTTG GACAAGACATTTACCTGTACCCTCTTCATGCCCTTTGATGACTTTGAGAAGATCACCACAGGAGATGAAGTCATTGAGTTTTTCCAGAAGTACTTCTCTGACACCATACCACTAATAGGAGT TGATGCTCTCAAGAGGGATTATTTCCGTTTGCCTGCGCAGGCCATGGTGTCTGTAAAGTGTTCACCGTATCATATTGGAGACAAATGCGTCCTTATGGGCGATGCAGCCCACGCAGTGGTGCCTTTCTATGGGCAGGGGATGAACGCT ggctttgAGGACTGCATTGTCTTTGACGAAGTAATGGATCAGTTCAATGAGGATTTCA GTGCTGTACTGCCTGAGTATACTAGAGTGCGAGTTCCAGATGACCATGCGATTGCAGACCTGGCCATGTACAACTACATTGAG ATGCGAGCACATGTCAACTCCACATGGTTCCTTTTCAGAAAACATGTTGATAacttcctccacttcctcatGCCAAAGACAATCATTCCACTTTACACAATG GTCACCTTCACTAGGACAAGATACCACAAAGCTGTGGAGCGCTGGCATTGGCAGGACAAA GTGATAAACCGTGGCCTGCTGTTCAGTGCTACAGGGGTTGTTTTGGGAGGCTCCTACCTGCTCATTAAGAATCCTCCCGACATCAACAAGCTCATCATCCCTGCTGAGAAACTGTGGAACAGGGTTGTAGCCCTAAGGACCTGA
- the opn3 gene encoding opsin-3 — protein MNPVNETRAERSAEERLIFAAGTYKLLALTIGTIGLFGFCNNAVVILLFCKFKRLRTPTNLLLVNISISDFLVSVIGINFTFVSCVKGGWVWSQATCVWDGFSNSLFGIVSIMTLAALAYERYIRVVHAQVVDFPWAWRAIGHIWLYSLAWTGAPLLGWNRYTLEIHQLGCSLDWASKDPNDASFILLFLLACFFVPVGIMIYCYGNILYTVKMLRSIQDLQTVQIIKILRYEKKVAVMFLLMISCFLVCWTPYAAVSMMEAFGRKSMVSPTLAIIPSFFAKSSTAYNPLIYVFMSRKFRRCLLQLLCSRFSWLQRNLKERPLAPVQRPIRPIVVSGACGSRDRPKKRVTFNSSSIVFIITSNDFHHLDVSSKSGGSIKENVIQVRPL, from the exons ATGAATCCCGTCAACGAGACCAGAGCCGAGAGAAGTGCGGAGGAGCGCCTCATTTTCGCCGCGGGCACCTACAAACTTCTGGCTCTCACCATCGGGACCATCGGGCTGTTCGGCTTCTGCAACAACGCGGTCGTCATCTTGCTCTTCTGCAAATTCAAGCGGCTCCGCACGCCCACCAACCTTCTGCTGGTCAACATCAGCATCAGCGACTTTCTGGTCTCCGTCATCGGGATCAACTTCACGTTTGTTTCGTGCGTCAAAGGCGGATGGGTCTGGAGCCAGGCGACGTGCGTGTGGGACGGTTTCAGCAACAGCCTGTTTG gCATTGTTTCCATCATGACTCTGGCGGCCCTGGCCTATGAGCGCTACATCCGGGTGGTCCACGCGCAGGTAGTGGACTTCCCCTGGGCGTGGCGGGCCATCGGCCACATCTGGTTGTACTCCCTGGCCTGGACGGGTGCTCCTCTTTTGGGGTGGAACCGCTACACTCTGGAGATCCACCAGCTGGGCTGTTCTCTGGATTGGGCATCGAAGGACCCAAATGATGCCTCCTTCATCCTCTTATTTCTCCTGGCCTGTTTCTTTGTGCCTGTGGGCATCATGATCTACTGCTACGGCAACATCCTCTATACAGTTAAAATG CTGCGCTCCATACAAGACCTCCAGACGGTTCAGATCATCAAGATCCTGCGCTACGAGAAGAAGGTCGCCGTTATGTTTCTGCTGATGATCTCCTGCTTCCTGGTGTGTTGGACACCCTACGCCGCTGTGTCCATGATGGAGGCCTTTGGCAGGAAGAGCATGGTCTCTCCCACACTGGCCATCATCCCCTCGTTCTTTGCTAAGTCCAGCACTGCCTACAATCCCCTCATCTATGTGTTCATGAGCAGAAAG ttCCGCCGCtgtttgctgcagctgctctgctcaCGGTTCTCTTGGCTGCAGCGCAACCTCAAAGAGCGCCCCCTGGCTCCGGTCCAGCGTCCAATCCGGCCGATCGTTGTGTCCGGCGCTTGCGGGAGCAGAGACCGACCCAAAAAGAGGGTGACCTTCAACTCCTCCTCcatcgtcttcatcatcaccagcaACGACtttcaccacctggatgtttcCTCCAAGTCTGGAGGATCCATTAAGGAGAACGTCATTCAAGTGAGACCACTGTGA